A window of the Euzebya pacifica genome harbors these coding sequences:
- a CDS encoding ArsR/SmtB family transcription factor, which translates to MQVITCITFLAVTDVYKALADPTRRVILDELADRNGQTLFEICTRLLSKHGIDSSRQAISQHLDVLEEAGLVTTRRDGRYKFHHADLAPLRAIVDRWPIPQEGP; encoded by the coding sequence ATGCAAGTCATCACTTGCATAACGTTCCTTGCCGTGACTGATGTGTACAAGGCGCTCGCTGATCCCACCCGCCGAGTGATCCTCGATGAGTTGGCCGACAGGAACGGTCAGACGCTCTTCGAGATCTGCACGCGGTTGCTCAGCAAGCACGGCATCGATTCATCTCGCCAAGCGATCTCGCAGCACCTCGACGTGCTGGAAGAGGCAGGTCTCGTCACCACTCGACGGGACGGTCGCTACAAGTTCCACCACGCCGACCTCGCGCCGCTACGGGCGATCGTTGACCGGTGGCCGATCCCTCAGGAGGGACCATGA
- a CDS encoding ATP-binding cassette domain-containing protein, with protein sequence MPSTASSGDRHPADSHDLIRVHGARVNNLKDVSVELPKRRLTVFTGVSGSGKSSLVFGTIAAESQRLINETYSTFVQNFMPTAARPEVDVLEGLTTAIAVDQSRMGADVRSTVGTATDASAMLRILWSRIGDPHIGGPSAFSFNMASVSASGAITVEKGDKKREVVTFSRTGGMCPTCEGIGTVPDLDMSAIVDESKSLADGAILVPGYTPDGWMVQLFSESGLLDPDKAIADYTEEERHTFLDHEGTKVKVQGVNRSYEGLLVRLQKSMFTKDRDSLQPHIRRFVDRAATYADCPDCGGSRLSEAARSSRIEGKNIAEACAMEIRDLAEWIRGLDIPGVAPLLGKIQHTLDSFVEIGLGYLSLDRASGTLSGGEAQRTKMIRHLGSALTDVTYVFDEPTVGLHPHDVQRMNDLLLRLRDAGNTVLVVEHEPEVIAIADHVVDLGPMAGTEGGTICYEGSVEGLRGSDTVTGRHLDDRTPLKPSVRTGTGALEVRGASLHNLVDVDVDIPLGVLCVITGVAGSGKSSLVHGSLPDDADVVAIDQDEIRGSRRSNPATYTGLLDPIRKAFAKANGVKPALFSFNSEGACPVCNGTGVIETQLGIMASVSTPCEECQGKRFDSSVLEHQLGGRDIAEVLAMPVVEAEAFFAEGDARVPAAQKILRRLVDVGLGYLRLGQPLPTLSGGERQRLKLATHMAEKGGIYVLDEPTTGLHLADVEQLLGLLDRLVDSGKSVIVVEHDLAVMAHADWIIDMGPGAGHDGGRVVFEGSPADLIADGSTLTGQHLAKWVEG encoded by the coding sequence ATGCCGTCCACCGCATCGTCCGGGGACCGTCATCCAGCAGACAGCCATGACCTGATCCGTGTCCACGGGGCCAGGGTCAACAACCTCAAGGACGTCAGCGTCGAGCTGCCCAAGCGGCGGCTCACCGTCTTCACCGGTGTGTCGGGGTCGGGCAAGAGCTCGTTGGTCTTCGGCACGATCGCGGCGGAGTCCCAGCGGCTGATCAACGAGACCTACTCCACGTTCGTGCAGAACTTCATGCCCACCGCCGCTCGACCCGAGGTCGACGTGCTGGAGGGCCTGACGACGGCGATCGCGGTCGACCAGTCACGGATGGGCGCCGACGTGCGCTCGACCGTCGGCACCGCAACCGATGCAAGCGCCATGCTGCGCATCCTCTGGAGCCGGATCGGCGACCCCCACATCGGCGGGCCCAGCGCGTTCTCGTTCAACATGGCGTCGGTCAGCGCGAGCGGGGCGATCACCGTCGAGAAGGGTGACAAGAAGCGGGAGGTCGTCACGTTCTCGCGCACCGGCGGGATGTGCCCGACCTGCGAGGGCATCGGGACCGTGCCCGACCTCGACATGTCCGCGATCGTCGACGAATCGAAGTCCTTGGCGGACGGCGCCATCCTGGTACCCGGCTACACCCCCGATGGCTGGATGGTGCAGCTGTTCAGCGAGTCCGGGTTGCTCGACCCGGACAAGGCCATCGCCGACTACACCGAGGAGGAACGCCACACCTTCCTCGACCACGAGGGCACCAAGGTCAAGGTCCAGGGTGTCAACCGCAGCTACGAGGGCCTGCTGGTGCGTCTGCAGAAGTCGATGTTCACCAAGGACCGCGACTCGCTGCAGCCGCACATCCGACGGTTCGTCGATCGGGCCGCGACCTATGCGGACTGCCCCGACTGCGGCGGATCGCGGCTGAGCGAGGCGGCCCGCTCCTCGCGCATCGAGGGCAAGAACATCGCCGAGGCCTGTGCGATGGAGATCCGCGACCTGGCGGAGTGGATCCGAGGCCTGGACATCCCGGGCGTCGCCCCCCTGCTGGGCAAGATCCAGCACACCCTGGACTCCTTCGTCGAGATCGGCTTGGGCTACCTGTCGCTGGACCGGGCCTCGGGGACGCTGTCGGGGGGCGAGGCGCAGCGCACGAAGATGATTCGCCACCTCGGCTCGGCGTTGACCGACGTGACCTACGTCTTCGACGAGCCGACCGTCGGGCTGCACCCCCACGACGTGCAGCGCATGAACGACCTGCTGCTGCGGCTGCGCGACGCCGGCAACACGGTGCTGGTGGTCGAGCACGAACCCGAGGTCATCGCCATCGCCGACCACGTCGTCGACCTCGGGCCGATGGCGGGCACCGAGGGTGGGACGATCTGCTACGAGGGTTCCGTCGAGGGGCTGCGCGGCAGCGACACCGTCACCGGCCGCCACCTGGACGACCGCACCCCGCTGAAGCCCTCGGTCCGCACGGGAACCGGGGCGCTGGAGGTTCGCGGCGCCTCGTTGCACAACCTGGTCGACGTCGACGTCGACATCCCCCTCGGGGTGCTTTGCGTCATCACGGGGGTGGCCGGGTCGGGCAAGAGCTCGTTGGTGCACGGGTCGCTGCCGGACGACGCCGATGTCGTGGCCATCGACCAGGACGAGATCCGTGGGTCGCGTCGCAGCAACCCGGCGACCTACACCGGCCTGCTCGACCCGATCCGCAAGGCCTTCGCCAAGGCCAACGGCGTCAAGCCGGCCCTGTTCAGCTTCAACTCCGAGGGTGCCTGTCCGGTCTGCAACGGGACGGGCGTCATCGAGACCCAGCTCGGGATCATGGCAAGCGTGTCGACACCGTGCGAGGAGTGCCAGGGCAAGCGGTTCGACAGCTCGGTCCTGGAGCACCAGCTGGGTGGTCGTGACATCGCCGAGGTGCTGGCGATGCCAGTGGTCGAGGCCGAGGCGTTCTTCGCCGAAGGCGACGCACGGGTGCCGGCCGCGCAGAAGATCCTCCGTCGGCTGGTCGACGTCGGGCTGGGGTACCTGCGGTTGGGCCAGCCCCTGCCCACGCTGTCCGGTGGGGAGCGGCAGCGCCTGAAGCTGGCGACCCACATGGCGGAGAAGGGCGGGATCTACGTGCTGGACGAGCCGACGACCGGCCTGCACCTCGCCGACGTCGAGCAGCTGCTCGGCCTGCTCGACCGGCTGGTTGACTCGGGCAAGTCGGTGATCGTGGTCGAGCACGACCTCGCCGTGATGGCGCATGCCGACTGGATCATCGACATGGGACCCGGTGCCGGCCACGACGGGGGCCGCGTGGTCTTCGAGGGATCGCCCGCCGACCTGATCGCCGACGGCTCCACCCTGACCGGCCAGCACCTGGCCAAATGGGTCGAGGGCTGA
- a CDS encoding type II toxin-antitoxin system RelE/ParE family toxin, which translates to MARIELAAAAVEDLVRLIAVLSLSDDTTDRVRRSIQPLADLPRLGPELHGRWAPLRFLLGPWRWMLILYTYEEDVDHVVIITIQDARSSGAALLASG; encoded by the coding sequence GTGGCTCGCATCGAGCTGGCCGCTGCAGCGGTCGAAGATCTCGTGCGGCTGATCGCGGTCCTGTCCCTCTCCGACGACACCACTGACCGGGTCCGCCGTTCCATCCAGCCCCTCGCCGATCTCCCGCGCCTCGGACCCGAGCTCCATGGCCGCTGGGCTCCGCTGCGGTTCCTCCTCGGGCCCTGGCGATGGATGCTCATCCTCTACACCTACGAGGAAGATGTCGACCACGTTGTCATCATCACCATCCAGGACGCCCGATCATCCGGTGCCGCCCTTTTGGCTAGCGGCTGA
- a CDS encoding AraC family transcriptional regulator has product MIRRIVQVGRGPERPEDLLASVGLRADAPASSWAGESVDAEAYYGLIERVAGADDHALPFRYAEALRADDFGALGLALKTAQTLGVTLQRLMRYILVLSDTLEYALVEEPGGQRLELNGRPHHRRGAAMANECALAAVVSMLRQAAGVHVRPQAVSFRHPPPPTATPHQAFFGCDVAFDAAHDAIHLPAAVIAQQPRLADAGLSAYLLAQLDDLRARAADRSLVAQVRGAVADALPDGQPSKTQVARRLGMSERTLHRRLADEGASFQTIATQARREAAEALLATTEHPLADVAFLTGFADQSAFTRAFKRWTGQTPTAYRAAGVRAADR; this is encoded by the coding sequence GTGATCCGCCGGATCGTCCAGGTCGGGCGTGGCCCGGAGCGACCCGAGGACCTGCTGGCCAGCGTGGGCCTTCGAGCCGATGCGCCCGCGTCGTCGTGGGCCGGGGAGTCAGTCGACGCCGAGGCCTACTACGGGCTGATCGAGCGCGTGGCGGGTGCCGATGACCACGCGCTGCCGTTCCGCTACGCCGAGGCCCTGCGGGCCGACGACTTCGGCGCGCTGGGCCTGGCGTTGAAGACCGCGCAGACCCTCGGCGTCACCCTGCAGCGGCTGATGCGCTACATCCTGGTGCTGTCCGACACGCTGGAGTACGCCCTGGTGGAGGAGCCGGGCGGCCAGCGCCTGGAGCTCAACGGCCGTCCCCACCACCGGCGTGGGGCGGCCATGGCCAACGAGTGCGCGCTGGCCGCGGTGGTCTCGATGCTCCGACAGGCCGCAGGTGTGCACGTGCGGCCCCAAGCGGTGTCCTTCCGGCACCCGCCGCCCCCGACCGCCACGCCCCATCAGGCCTTCTTCGGGTGTGACGTGGCCTTCGACGCAGCCCATGACGCGATCCACCTGCCCGCTGCGGTCATCGCCCAGCAGCCGCGGCTGGCGGACGCGGGACTCTCGGCCTACCTGCTGGCCCAGCTGGACGACCTGCGGGCCCGGGCGGCCGACCGCTCACTCGTGGCCCAGGTGCGGGGAGCGGTGGCCGATGCGCTGCCCGATGGACAGCCGAGCAAGACCCAGGTGGCACGACGGCTCGGGATGAGCGAGCGGACCCTCCACCGCCGGCTGGCCGATGAGGGCGCCTCGTTCCAGACGATCGCCACGCAAGCGCGACGCGAGGCCGCCGAGGCGCTGCTGGCCACCACGGAGCACCCCCTCGCCGACGTGGCGTTCCTGACGGGCTTCGCCGACCAGAGCGCGTTCACCCGGGCGTTCAAGCGATGGACCGGCCAGACCCCAACCGCCTACCGCGCCGCCGGGGTACGGGCCGCTGACCGCTGA
- a CDS encoding DUF4386 domain-containing protein: protein MAATTIPTARPTVLSRLVGVAYFGIVFTGIFAEFVVRGQLVVAGDAAATAANIAGSPGLFATGIGADVVMIALDVIVGLGLYRLLAPYDRRLARVATGARLIQAGILAANMFTLAPALGLAQDAVSTGSSAIAARALQAVEAHALGYDIGLIAFGVSCLALAKLLADHHLVPTWLAIGMAATGAVYLLGSFAALFAPSLNTAIDPLYLIAMVVEPAFAARLFSRGIPTPSPTAVRPVAVAA, encoded by the coding sequence ATGGCTGCCACCACCATCCCCACCGCCCGTCCCACGGTGCTGTCCCGCCTCGTCGGGGTCGCCTACTTCGGGATCGTCTTCACCGGCATCTTCGCCGAGTTCGTCGTCCGTGGACAGCTGGTCGTCGCCGGCGACGCGGCGGCAACCGCCGCCAACATCGCGGGCTCACCCGGGCTGTTCGCCACCGGCATCGGCGCCGACGTGGTCATGATCGCCCTCGATGTGATCGTCGGTCTGGGCCTCTACCGGCTGCTCGCGCCTTACGACCGCCGGCTCGCCCGGGTGGCCACCGGAGCCCGGCTGATCCAGGCCGGGATCCTCGCCGCCAACATGTTCACCCTCGCCCCCGCGCTCGGCCTGGCCCAGGACGCCGTCAGCACCGGATCGTCCGCCATCGCTGCCCGGGCCCTGCAGGCGGTGGAGGCGCACGCCCTCGGCTACGACATCGGGCTGATCGCCTTCGGCGTCTCCTGCCTGGCGCTGGCCAAGCTGCTGGCCGACCACCACCTCGTCCCGACGTGGCTGGCGATCGGCATGGCCGCCACGGGTGCGGTCTACCTGCTCGGCTCTTTCGCGGCCCTGTTCGCGCCCTCGCTCAACACGGCCATCGACCCGCTCTACCTCATCGCCATGGTCGTCGAGCCCGCCTTCGCCGCGCGCCTGTTCAGCCGTGGCATCCCCACCCCGTCCCCGACCGCGGTGCGACCTGTCGCGGTCGCTGCCTGA
- a CDS encoding undecaprenyl-diphosphate phosphatase, translating to MIPAWLEAVILGIVQGLTEFIPVSSSGHLVLVPYLMGWEKHSLAFDVMLHVGTLGAVLVYFRGELSAIVRGVLRLDRSPMGEVYRRVGLLLVPASIPVAIVGLFLAGPIEDAFGSPLVASLLLLVTATLLLSAEAIRSRRVRAGGLDVDELEPVPANASVAAPTERAWTGSWRAGTGQPVEPSAAPVGLPLGVDATDPTGADLSGLTLRHAMTAGFAQCLAVLPGISRAGSTITGGVFAGLTREAATRFSFLLAIPALVGATVLSLPDLAEGGENLLELGGGMLAAFVSGYLAIRFLVRLVSRERLTGFAYYCIAASAVGIIGWLMLGPPSTV from the coding sequence ATGATTCCTGCGTGGCTCGAGGCTGTGATCCTCGGCATCGTCCAGGGGCTGACCGAGTTCATCCCCGTCTCCAGCTCCGGCCATCTGGTGCTGGTGCCCTACCTCATGGGCTGGGAGAAGCACAGCCTGGCGTTCGACGTCATGCTCCACGTCGGCACGCTCGGCGCGGTGCTGGTCTACTTCCGTGGCGAGCTGTCGGCCATCGTGCGGGGCGTGCTCAGGCTGGACCGCAGCCCGATGGGCGAGGTGTACCGGCGCGTCGGCCTGCTGCTGGTCCCCGCCAGCATCCCTGTGGCGATCGTCGGGCTCTTCCTTGCCGGACCGATCGAGGACGCCTTCGGGTCGCCCCTTGTCGCGTCGCTGCTGCTGCTGGTCACCGCCACCCTGCTGCTGAGCGCCGAGGCCATCCGCAGCCGTCGTGTCCGGGCCGGCGGACTGGACGTCGACGAGCTCGAGCCGGTGCCGGCGAACGCCAGCGTGGCTGCGCCCACCGAGCGTGCGTGGACGGGGAGCTGGCGTGCGGGGACGGGGCAGCCGGTGGAACCCTCGGCTGCGCCGGTCGGCCTGCCGTTGGGCGTCGATGCCACCGACCCGACCGGCGCCGACCTGTCCGGGCTGACGCTTCGGCACGCCATGACTGCCGGATTCGCGCAGTGCCTTGCGGTCCTTCCCGGCATCAGCCGCGCCGGGTCGACCATCACGGGTGGGGTGTTCGCTGGGCTGACCCGTGAGGCCGCGACCCGGTTCTCGTTCCTGCTGGCTATTCCCGCGCTGGTGGGCGCGACGGTGCTGAGCCTTCCCGACCTGGCCGAGGGTGGCGAGAACCTGCTGGAGCTCGGCGGCGGGATGCTGGCCGCCTTCGTCTCGGGCTACCTGGCGATCCGGTTCCTGGTTCGGCTGGTCTCCCGCGAACGGCTGACCGGCTTCGCGTACTACTGCATCGCCGCGTCCGCAGTCGGCATCATCGGTTGGTTGATGCTGGGTCCACCCAGCACCGTTTGA
- a CDS encoding class I SAM-dependent methyltransferase has translation MKADHYDSFARSYATANESNLFNAHYERPAMIDLAGDVDGRRVLDAGCGSGALTSALRAKGAIVTGVDSSAVMVDLARRRLGADADVHVADISQPLPFDDGAFDDVVVSLVLHYLRDWTLPLAEMRRVLVPGGRLLLSVNHPRILESSDPSADYFSVTQYAEEYTFDGQRAELVYWHRPLHAMSDAFTRAGFRISVISEPPFAPDTPRELLPPDLGDATAFICFIFFVLEAA, from the coding sequence TTGAAGGCCGACCACTACGACAGCTTCGCCCGCAGCTACGCAACGGCGAACGAGTCCAACCTCTTCAACGCCCACTACGAGCGTCCCGCGATGATCGACCTCGCGGGAGACGTGGACGGCCGTCGGGTCCTCGACGCCGGCTGTGGTTCCGGAGCGCTGACGTCGGCGCTGCGCGCGAAGGGTGCCATCGTGACCGGCGTCGACTCCAGCGCGGTCATGGTCGACCTGGCACGGCGCAGGTTGGGTGCGGACGCGGACGTGCACGTGGCCGACATCAGCCAGCCCCTCCCGTTCGACGACGGCGCGTTCGACGACGTCGTCGTCTCCCTGGTACTCCACTACTTGCGCGACTGGACGCTACCCCTGGCCGAGATGCGGCGCGTCCTGGTGCCCGGCGGCCGGCTCCTCCTGTCGGTGAACCACCCCCGCATCCTCGAGTCGAGTGACCCCAGCGCCGACTACTTCTCCGTCACGCAGTACGCCGAGGAGTACACGTTCGACGGCCAGCGCGCCGAGCTCGTTTACTGGCACCGGCCGTTGCACGCCATGAGCGACGCGTTCACGCGGGCAGGCTTCCGCATCTCCGTCATCAGTGAACCGCCGTTCGCACCAGACACACCCCGCGAGCTCCTCCCGCCGGATCTCGGGGATGCCACCGCGTTCATCTGCTTCATCTTCTTCGTCCTCGAGGCGGCCTGA
- a CDS encoding MerR family transcriptional regulator: MRSVSELAELAGVTVRTLHHYDEIGLLRPSGRTPAGYRLYDHDDLLRLQQIMFWRELGFTLAEIASALDDPDYDRAEALRDQRAELARRHDDLGLVLKAVDQALAELEGGPQTNEEEMFVAFDHSQYEDEVKERWGETDAYRQSRERTKNMTKAEFDRLAAENESFVRRLAEAFEAGAAADGESAMDLAEEARQAIRQFYECSHEMHVNLGEMYVTDPRFTATYDTHAEGLAVWFRDAIRANADRAGAGQ, from the coding sequence ATGCGAAGTGTGAGCGAGCTGGCCGAGCTGGCCGGCGTCACCGTCCGCACCCTTCACCACTACGACGAGATCGGCCTGCTGCGGCCCAGCGGCAGGACGCCCGCGGGCTACCGGCTCTACGACCACGACGACCTGCTGCGCCTGCAGCAGATCATGTTCTGGCGCGAGCTGGGCTTCACGTTGGCCGAGATCGCCTCGGCCCTCGACGACCCCGACTATGACCGGGCCGAAGCCCTGCGTGACCAACGCGCGGAGCTGGCCCGACGACACGACGACCTGGGCCTGGTCCTGAAGGCCGTTGACCAAGCCCTCGCAGAGCTCGAGGGCGGACCACAGACCAACGAGGAGGAGATGTTCGTGGCTTTTGACCACAGCCAGTACGAAGACGAAGTCAAGGAGCGCTGGGGCGAGACGGATGCCTACCGGCAGTCACGCGAGCGCACCAAGAACATGACCAAGGCCGAGTTCGACCGGCTCGCCGCCGAGAACGAGTCGTTCGTCCGACGCCTTGCCGAGGCATTCGAGGCGGGCGCTGCCGCCGACGGCGAGTCCGCCATGGACCTCGCGGAGGAGGCTCGCCAGGCCATCCGCCAGTTCTACGAATGCTCCCACGAGATGCACGTCAACCTCGGGGAGATGTACGTCACCGATCCCCGGTTCACCGCGACCTACGACACCCACGCCGAGGGGCTGGCCGTGTGGTTCCGCGACGCGATCAGGGCCAACGCCGACCGGGCAGGCGCCGGCCAGTAG
- a CDS encoding VOC family protein, whose translation MRINLTSVLVDDQNKALAFYTDVLGFQKKNEIPMGEHQWLTVVSPSEPDGVELLLEPDEHPAARPFKEALVEDGIPFTSFAVADVQAEYERLRGLGVRFTQEPLDMGGVTTAVLDDTCGNLIQIAQTN comes from the coding sequence ATCCGCATCAACCTCACCAGTGTGCTGGTCGACGACCAGAACAAGGCGCTGGCGTTCTACACCGACGTCCTCGGCTTCCAGAAGAAGAACGAGATCCCGATGGGCGAGCACCAGTGGCTCACCGTGGTGTCCCCGTCCGAACCCGACGGGGTCGAGCTCCTCCTCGAGCCCGACGAGCACCCCGCCGCACGGCCCTTCAAGGAGGCGCTCGTGGAGGACGGCATCCCCTTCACCTCCTTCGCGGTCGCTGATGTCCAGGCCGAGTACGAGCGCCTGCGTGGCCTGGGCGTGAGGTTCACCCAGGAACCACTGGACATGGGCGGCGTGACCACCGCCGTACTCGATGACACATGCGGCAACCTCATCCAGATCGCGCAGACCAACTGA
- a CDS encoding tyrosine-type recombinase/integrase, with product MSVPHPYQDVKVFGLQKRKGEVGRNRPWIVRWMIDGRHRSRSFRTRSEADRYRGLLQRAVHDGEQFAPSTGEPDGWVLPLAGMGVHEWARRWLAEEWPEWAPRTRSSMVESLARFVTLAVRPGARTPADLRRYLLTSLRADSQERDSRLEGWLGTNALTLAQLDKPVLLEVERRMRLRLDGSGPLSSNTATRFRVAAHACVLAAVEVGAIEQDPWPVRSRARARRKANRGLTTAQRIRSLPSPETMTRAIEAIITDHPASGCYHAMTATAYYAGLRPSEVVMLRVGVLQLPTNGWGSLDVVEADIGNGQPGEPKTGPRLVPIPPQLVAILAAWVEQLPDRDPRRLLFRTSEGNRPNQGNWRRAWHRALAAVGEQPIRIYDCRHAAATTWLGAGVPLGECARRLGHSVDTLVSNYVGALAGDQRLANERISSVL from the coding sequence ATGAGCGTGCCACACCCGTACCAGGACGTGAAGGTTTTTGGCCTGCAGAAGCGCAAGGGGGAGGTGGGGCGCAACAGGCCGTGGATCGTCAGGTGGATGATCGACGGCCGGCATCGGTCCCGGTCGTTCCGCACACGGTCGGAGGCCGACCGGTACCGGGGGTTGTTGCAGCGGGCCGTCCACGACGGCGAGCAGTTCGCGCCGTCGACGGGCGAGCCCGACGGGTGGGTGCTCCCGCTCGCCGGCATGGGTGTGCACGAGTGGGCACGTCGTTGGCTGGCGGAGGAGTGGCCGGAGTGGGCACCGAGGACGCGGTCGTCGATGGTTGAGTCGCTCGCCCGATTCGTCACGCTCGCGGTGCGACCCGGTGCCCGGACCCCGGCCGACCTGCGCCGCTACCTGCTCACCTCGTTGCGCGCGGATTCCCAGGAACGTGACAGCCGACTCGAGGGCTGGCTCGGCACCAACGCCCTCACCCTGGCCCAGCTCGACAAGCCCGTGTTGCTCGAGGTGGAACGACGAATGCGGCTGCGCCTCGACGGCAGCGGCCCGTTGTCATCGAATACCGCCACGAGGTTCAGGGTCGCCGCCCACGCCTGTGTCCTGGCCGCGGTTGAGGTGGGCGCCATCGAGCAGGACCCATGGCCGGTCCGCAGCCGGGCGCGGGCGCGCCGGAAAGCCAACCGGGGGCTCACGACCGCGCAGCGGATCCGCTCACTCCCCTCCCCCGAGACGATGACCCGGGCGATCGAGGCGATCATCACCGACCACCCGGCGAGCGGCTGCTACCACGCCATGACCGCAACGGCCTACTACGCAGGGCTGCGACCGTCGGAGGTCGTGATGCTCCGGGTCGGGGTCCTCCAGCTGCCCACCAACGGCTGGGGGTCCCTCGACGTCGTCGAGGCCGACATCGGCAACGGTCAGCCCGGCGAACCCAAGACCGGCCCGCGGCTGGTGCCCATCCCACCCCAGCTCGTCGCGATCCTCGCGGCCTGGGTAGAACAGCTCCCCGACCGTGACCCGAGGCGGCTGCTGTTCCGCACCAGCGAGGGCAACCGCCCCAACCAGGGCAACTGGCGCCGCGCCTGGCACCGCGCGCTGGCAGCCGTCGGCGAGCAGCCGATCCGGATCTACGACTGTCGCCACGCCGCAGCCACCACATGGCTCGGCGCGGGCGTTCCCCTGGGCGAGTGCGCCCGCCGCCTCGGCCACAGCGTCGACACCCTCGTCTCCAACTACGTCGGTGCCCTCGCGGGCGACCAGCGACTGGCCAACGAGCGCATCAGCAGCGTGCTTTGA
- a CDS encoding NAD(P)-dependent alcohol dehydrogenase, whose product MRAITQHTYGTTDVLALEDVPIPDIGATDVRIRVHAAGVDRGVWHLMTGLPYPARLAFGLRRPRNPILGMDVAGIVEAVGHDVTRFTEGDAVFGVGQGTWADLVAIDQDRLAAVPRGVDMLAAGALAVSGSTAMQAVEDHGCVQPGDRVLVLGASGGVGSYAVQVARAHDAHVTGTASTDKLDLVRDLGAHQVIDHRKDDPLAQHDRFDVIIDTGGNRRLRDLRHALRPAGTLVIVGGEGGGRLIGGLDRQLRAVLTSAFTRQRLVTFVATEDADHLERLADLVEAGHVTPRVGQSFPLEEAASAMRLLEAGRGKLVLAVAGAQPETSTPAKHNTAERPRQESNVRRTV is encoded by the coding sequence ATGCGCGCGATCACCCAGCACACCTACGGCACCACCGACGTCCTCGCACTCGAGGACGTGCCAATCCCCGACATCGGGGCCACCGACGTCCGCATCAGGGTCCACGCCGCCGGCGTCGACCGTGGCGTGTGGCACTTGATGACGGGACTGCCCTACCCGGCCCGGCTGGCTTTCGGGCTGCGCCGGCCACGCAACCCCATCCTCGGCATGGACGTCGCGGGCATCGTCGAGGCCGTCGGCCACGACGTGACCCGGTTCACCGAGGGCGACGCGGTCTTCGGCGTCGGGCAGGGCACGTGGGCCGACCTCGTCGCGATCGACCAGGACCGACTCGCCGCCGTTCCGCGAGGCGTCGACATGCTGGCCGCCGGCGCCCTCGCCGTGTCCGGCTCGACCGCCATGCAGGCGGTGGAGGACCACGGATGCGTCCAGCCCGGCGACCGCGTGCTGGTGCTCGGCGCCAGCGGCGGCGTGGGCAGCTACGCGGTGCAGGTCGCCCGTGCCCACGACGCCCACGTCACCGGCACGGCCAGCACCGACAAGCTCGACCTCGTCCGCGACCTCGGTGCCCACCAGGTCATCGACCACCGCAAGGACGACCCGTTGGCCCAGCACGACCGCTTCGACGTCATCATCGACACCGGCGGCAACCGCCGTCTGCGCGACCTGCGACACGCGCTGCGCCCCGCCGGCACCCTCGTCATCGTCGGAGGAGAGGGCGGGGGCCGGCTGATCGGCGGTCTGGACCGCCAGCTCCGGGCCGTGCTGACCTCGGCGTTCACCCGCCAGCGGCTGGTGACCTTCGTCGCCACAGAGGACGCCGACCACCTGGAACGGCTCGCCGACCTCGTCGAGGCCGGCCACGTGACGCCACGGGTCGGGCAGTCGTTTCCGCTGGAGGAGGCGGCGTCGGCCATGCGCCTCTTGGAGGCTGGCCGCGGCAAGCTCGTGCTCGCCGTCGCAGGCGCGCAGCCCGAGACCAGCACCCCGGCCAAGCACAACACTGCGGAGCGCCCCCGGCAGGAATCGAACGTGCGACGCACGGTTTAG